CAGTGCCTGCCTTTTGCCCCCAGGTCCTCGGGGGGTTGCCCCTCGTGACATGTGCCCTGCGTCCCACCGGTATCTACGGCGAAGGCCACCAGATCATGAGGGACTTCTACCACCAGGGCCTGCGCCTGGGGGGTCGGCTCTTCCGGGCCATTCCAGCCTCTGTGGAGCATGGCCGGGTCTACGTGGGTGAGGCCCGGGCTAGGCGTTGGGGGAGGCTAAAAAAACAGGGCAGGACCCACATGGTACTGGGGCAAGGGGGTGTTCTATACTCTGGCTAAAAAAGGATGGTCTATACATGGGCCAGAGCAGACTATGATATGTGGGCATCGTCTGCAGGGGCCACAGACAAAACAGTGTCCATGCCAGTTGGGAAGGCTGAGATCGATACCATGTCATAGGCTGAGGAAGGGGTTGCAGTTTTGTGAGCAGCATCTTCccgggagaggagagggggagcaTCTACCCAGGACTAACAGAAGAAGGAGTAGCAACCATATAGGCTGGCCTGGGAGAGTAAATTGCTACAGGGGCCTGGAAGAAGCAGCCTTCAGCAGGGCCGTAGTTATGTGGGCAGCATCTACGTGGGCCCAAGGACGGGGTGGCTTGTCCATGCCCTGGCCCAGAATAGAGCAGTATCTACATGGTTGCAAGGGCATTCAAGGACATATCCACCCCCGGTTCTCTCCTCGGCACCCCCTCTCCCCCACTACCCACAGGTAACGTGGCCTGGATGCACGTGCTGGTGGCCCGGGAGCTCCAGCACCGAGCTGCACTCATGGGTGGCCAGGTGTACTTCTGCTATGACAACTCACCCTACAAGAGCTATGAGGACTTCAACATGGAGTTCCTGGGCCCCTGTGGACTCCGGCTGGTGGGCACCCGCCCACTGTTGCCCTACTGGCTGCTGCTGTTTCTGGCTGCCCTCAATGTCCTGCTGCAGTGGCTGCTGCGGCCGCTGCTGCTCTATGCGCCCCTGCTCAACCCCTACACACTGGCTATGGCCAACACCACCTTCACCGTCAGCACCGACAAGGCTCGGCGCCATTTTGGCTATGAGCCCCTGTTCTCCTGGGAGGAGAGCAGGACCCGCACCATCCGCTGGGTGCAGGCCGTGGAGGGCTCAGCCCAGTGATGGTGGAGCTGGGCCTGGAGGCCAGCATGGCACAGCCATCCAGGTCCAGAGCCCTCAGACCCTGGTGGGGAGGGCGGGCTACATTCTAGAGCCGGAGGAGGAGGGGTCTGGTGCCAGACTGGCTGTCCTAGAGCTCTCCACATTGTAATTCATGAGCCTTGAGCCTGTGTCCTAATACCCCTCAGTTCTAGGGCAGGGTTTTGGAGCAAGTGTGTCTTCACTCTCAACCCAGGCCTGACGGCTGGTTGGCGAGGGTCTGACTCCCCTGACGTTCTCCACGGTCCCATCCCATTTCTGGCTTTTCAAGCAGGAAGTGGGTAGAAGTTCCACAGGGCCTCGTGCTGGACCTCGGATATCCAGGTGTGATCCTCAGACCCGGGTTCAGAGTGAAGATGCTTTCTGGCTCCTCCCACCACCTTTGTCCCTCCTTGGGGTTCATAGtcccattattttaaaacatttattacccttggacatttatctttttttattctcttcaacGAAGGCTGAGGAAATCTGTGTATTTTCACCTCTTGCCACCCCTCTACCCAAATCAGTTCCTGCAGCACTGTTTGATCTCTGCCTGAGGATGCCCCAGTAATGCTGTACCAGTCCAAGCCCTGGATTAAAGCTCCTTCTCCGAGCCTGTGTCCATCCACCTGTCCAGCTCCCACACCCGCCTCCCACCATGTCTCCCACTCCCCACGGCGCCCGTCCCGTGTGGGGACAGAAGGAAGTGAGCACACAGCACGCCCGCTGTTGGATTGGTTGCTATTTCTCCCGTCCCACGGGGCCCGACCCGgcccggggtgggggtgaggggctctggggacaggacatgcagggctgggaggggggcagaattttcctgtgttttatcCATTTGCAACTTGGTCACCAATAGAGAGAAATGGGACTCTGAGGGCTAACAGGAGAGGGTGGCCTGGCTCTGGCCCCCAGCCAGGCCCCAGGAGTCCTGTTccctctggggaggagagggaaagagctCTAGAAACCAACGGAGAAACAGAAGGGGCAGGGGCTCATGTCAGCAAACACGGCTATATCACGTGACACGCCAGCGACACAGAAACGCCAACGCACACGGCTGCACAgcaggcggggtgggggaggagggagccgggGGCCACCCATCTTGTCCTCTGCGGGGCAGGCTGGGAATGGGGCAGGGTGAATGCATAGAACACATCATGTACGCACGCTCGAGGCGTGGCAAGAGCGCACATCAACCCACAGGCACATGGGACGGACACGCAGTGTGCTTCgtgagaggcagggggagggagaaagggggaggggaagcagcgAGCCCTGGCCAGGTCCGGGACCACCCACGGGGCACACAGGGGCTTGATGGTTGTAGGTGCTTGGCGGGCGGGCAGCACACACTTGTCTGAGAACATGCAAAAGATACCAGCCCCCAGACAACATTCCAGGACACATACAGATACAGCAGCCAACAAGCAAACACATCATGTGATGTGTGGGACTTAGAGAAGCTGGGGCAGAACAGACCCTCAGGGATGCTCTGGTccatctgaggcccagagatgggcAGCTACGGGCCTAATACCAGTCAATGAGGCGGTTGCATCACTCCAGCCATGGCTCCACCCT
The sequence above is a segment of the Orcinus orca chromosome 16, mOrcOrc1.1, whole genome shotgun sequence genome. Coding sequences within it:
- the HSD3B7 gene encoding 3 beta-hydroxysteroid dehydrogenase type 7 isoform X1; the encoded protein is MADSAQAQKLVYLVTGGCGFLGEHVVRMLLQQEPQLRELRIFDLHLGPWLEELKTGPVQVTAIQGDVTQAHEVAAAVAGAHVVIHTAGLVDVFGKTSPETIREVNVQGTRNVIEACVQTGTRFLVYTSSMEVVGPNIKGQPFYRGNENTPYEAVHRHPYPCSKALAEQLVLEANGRKVLGGLPLVTCALRPTGIYGEGHQIMRDFYHQGLRLGGRLFRAIPASVEHGRVYVGNVAWMHVLVARELQHRAALMGGQVYFCYDNSPYKSYEDFNMEFLGPCGLRLVGTRPLLPYWLLLFLAALNVLLQWLLRPLLLYAPLLNPYTLAMANTTFTVSTDKARRHFGYEPLFSWEESRTRTIRWVQAVEGSAQ
- the HSD3B7 gene encoding 3 beta-hydroxysteroid dehydrogenase type 7 isoform X3 — encoded protein: MADSAQAQKLVYLVTGGCGFLGEHVVRMLLQQEPQLRELRIFDLHLGPWLEELKTGPVQVTAIQGDVTQAHEVAAAVAGAHVVIHTAGLVDVFGKTSPETIREVNVQGTRNVIEACVQTGTRFLVYTSSMEVVGPNIKGQPFYSKALAEQLVLEANGRKVLGGLPLVTCALRPTGIYGEGHQIMRDFYHQGLRLGGRLFRAIPASVEHGRVYVGNVAWMHVLVARELQHRAALMGGQVYFCYDNSPYKSYEDFNMEFLGPCGLRLVGTRPLLPYWLLLFLAALNVLLQWLLRPLLLYAPLLNPYTLAMANTTFTVSTDKARRHFGYEPLFSWEESRTRTIRWVQAVEGSAQ
- the HSD3B7 gene encoding 3 beta-hydroxysteroid dehydrogenase type 7 isoform X4, translated to MADSAQAQKLVYLVTGGCGFLGEHVVRMLLQQEPQLRELRIFDLHLGPWLEELKTGPVQVTAIQGDVTQAHEVAAAVAGAHVVIHTAGLVDVFGKTSPETIREVNVQGTRNVIEACVQTGTRFLVYTSSMEVVGPNIKGQPFYSKALAEQLVLEANGRKVTWPGCTCWWPGSSSTELHSWVARCTSAMTTHPTRAMRTSTWSSWAPVDSGWWAPAHCCPTGCCCFWLPSMSCCSGCCGRCCSMRPCSTPTHWLWPTPPSPSAPTRLGAILAMSPCSPGRRAGPAPSAGCRPWRAQPSDGGAGPGGQHGTAIQVQSPQTLVGRAGYILEPEEEGSGARLAVLELSTL
- the HSD3B7 gene encoding 3 beta-hydroxysteroid dehydrogenase type 7 isoform X2, producing MADSAQAQKLVYLVTGGCGFLGEHVVRMLLQQEPQLRELRIFDLHLGPWLEELKTGPVQVTAIQGDVTQAHEVAAAVAGAHVVIHTAGLVDVFGKTSPETIREVNVQGTRNVIEACVQTGTRFLVYTSSMEVVGPNIKGQPFYRGNENTPYEAVHRHPYPCSKALAEQLVLEANGRKVTWPGCTCWWPGSSSTELHSWVARCTSAMTTHPTRAMRTSTWSSWAPVDSGWWAPAHCCPTGCCCFWLPSMSCCSGCCGRCCSMRPCSTPTHWLWPTPPSPSAPTRLGAILAMSPCSPGRRAGPAPSAGCRPWRAQPSDGGAGPGGQHGTAIQVQSPQTLVGRAGYILEPEEEGSGARLAVLELSTL